tgttggttctcgatcatgttggaataggatccattgatccttttgcgtttgtcatcacgcccagcaatcgcgagtttgaagcgcgtcacagtcattcaatctttgaatcctactcggaataccacagacaaggtttagaccttccggattctcaagagtggccgccatcaattctagcttataccgcggagattctgattaaggaatctaagagaagctcattcagtctgatgtagagcggaggtgtttgtcaggcacacgttcatggattgagggaggtgatgagtgtcacggatcatcacctccttcataattaagcgcgaataaacatcttagatcagaccatacacacgtttgagtgaaatagaaacaattgcattaattcatcgagacgctgcagagctcctcacccccaacaatggagtttagagactcatgccgtcaaagtgtatataattcagatctgaaaatgtcatgaggtacaaaataattctctaaaagttgtttaaatagtaaactagtaacctaggtttgtaaaatatgagtaaactaagataattggtgcagaaatccacttctggggcccgcttggtgtgtgctggggctgagactaaagctatccacgaactgaggcttttcttggagttgaactccaagttataacgtgttttgggcgttcaactccggatcatgacgtgtttctggcgtttaactccagacagcagcatgtacttggcgttcaacgccaagttacatcgtctatcttcacgcaaagtatagactattatatattgctggaaagccctggatgtctactttccaacgccgttaagagcgcgccaattggactcctgtagcttcagaaaatccatttcaagtgcagggaggtcaggatccaacagcatcagcagtcctttttcagcctaactcagatttttgctcagctccctcaatttaagccagaaaatacctgaaatcacaaaaaaatacacaaactcatagtaaagtccagaaatatgatttttgcctaaaaactaataatattctactaaaaaccaattaaaacatactaaaatctacatgaaattacccccaaaaagcgtataaaatatccgctcatcagttggccaatgatcataagtggccacattagagtccacgttaacttggttaacgtggactctaacgtcaataaggggaaggaagccaacgttagtgatgttcaacattgtcactaacgttggcctaaggtgcaatgtgccacgttaacttccacgttaacttccacgttagtgacacccaacattgtcactaacgttggaagcaacgACAAAACCCCAAGGAGTCACGTTAACTTCTACGTTAAcatagttaacgtggaagctaacggcaatgagtgaaagatgagccaacgttagtgacactcaacattgtcactaacgttggaaatggtttgcaaagccacgttagaagccacgttaacctagttaacgtggactctaacgagAATAGGGGcatattggaacgttagtgacaatgttgagtgtcactaacgttctcgaagattGACACACTTACGTtaaaagagccacgttaactaagttaacgtggactctaacgtaggaAAGGGAGAGGCtctcaacgttattgggaaagttgagtcccaataacgtgtgCGAAGGACAAAGAGGCAATGTTAGTGGCAACGtttgtgccactaacgttgaagttaacgtggcctttacttgggtaagaaacgttagtgaaaaagttgaatgacactaacgttttcgaacccattttctcactgaatgttaacacctctaacgtcttgagctaaagtctctgcccacttcacactttctctctgcaaagtaaaaccaagcccaaataaagaaaagaactgcttcaaactcaagatccaaaggcccaagacttgaagaaccaactagaagctgagaagagtagtatatataggagtagctttgaattattaGGCAGTTCCGGAGGTTGAAAGGGgagaactactctctgtattttacTCTGCTTTTCTAGTTCAttgatgtattctccatctttgttttcattttctagagctatgaacaactaaacccctttcattgggttagggagctctgttgtaatttgattgatcaatactagttttcattattcttcttctctcttttctcttgattttacttgaaagctttcgatcttcatcccattgggtagttatcttggaaaaggagatattcaaacttggatctcttctgagccttgaaagaggaatgaagagatcaagctagaaatgctttctcatgctggaccaaattgggtttggatggatatgtgactataatcctctcaatagttaatttgggaaatgcatgtggtataatcagtgaccacactttatctcttctcatgagcaattgaccaaggaattggctattgatcaagatttgagagattgaattgcaagaaattgtaattcaatcaattatgATTGctaaggagatcaatgagtgcattgattgaggaagagatgaaaatgacttGATAcagagaattgcaacatctcctatgcccaatgaactccccaaatTCTGATCtaacccattctctttaatttctgcgtttatgttcatgagcaaacaccccattcccatttacaattctgcaatttaatttcagtcatctaattccagctttttaattctagcatttacttttcatgttttttACATTActgccattttattttctgcaactctcaacccaaattctgaattagctcaactagaacattcttctaattaaagttgcttgatcaatcaatccctgtgggattcgacctcactctattgtgagtttttacttgacgacaaattcggtacacttgccgaaggaaatttgttgggAGACAATTTTCacctgcatcaagtttatgacgccgttgccggggattgattgtgcaTCAACAATGATTAGATTGGAAGAttactagattgagcatttttgttttgttgatttaattttctgtttgagtaatttactttctgtcttAATTAACTCCTTCCCTTTCCCCCCTTCTactctttcatttttttctttgttatttacaaTTCAGTTTGCTAAcctactaactgtttgatatattgCATCACTCACAACTAACAATAATTCTGACAGCAATATTCTCTGCACATAGTTTTTCCTTGCTTGTActtgttggttgtatgacaAGGAGAAGAAGCGGGGCTTTAACTTCTTTCGATtctgaaccagagaggaccctccttagattaaggagggaagcaagagggaaacgTGCAATCGGTgctgaagaggaggaggaacacTTTGAACTAAACATGGAAGGCAACATAGAAAACCAACATGAAGAAGAGGCTAATAACCATGGGGGAGGAGGTAGAGCAAATCATGTTGGGGAGGATAGAAGAGTGTTAAGCTCTTATATCAATCCCAACCCAGGCAACTGTGGGAGCAAcattcagaagcccaccatacatgccaacaatttcgagctaaaacctcagctcatcactcttgtgcagaataattgctcatttggaaGAGGTGCTCATGAAGATCCGAATCAACGCTTAACcatcttcttgaggatttgtgacacagtgaagtccaatggagtccaccaggatgtctataggctgctcttattcccattttctctcagggacaaggcattcaaatggcttgaatccttcccaaaagaaagcctgacaaattgggaggaggtagtgaataagtttttggcaagattttacccccctcaaaggatcaataggctgagAACTGAAGTACAAACGTTCAGACAGTAAGATGgggagacactttatgaagcttgggaaaggttcAAACTCCTAACGaggagatgcccaccagagatgttcaatGAGTGGGTCCAACTGCAtatcttctatgaaggcttgtcatatgaatcaaagaaggcagTAGATCATTCCTCTGGAGGAtccttgaacaagaagaagaccattgaagaagcaatagatgtcattgaaactgtaactgagaatgactacttctatgcttccgaAAGAGGGAACACTAAGGGAGTAATGGAGGTAAACAATATAGATGCTCTgctggctcagaacaagctcaTCACCAAGTAGTTAGCTGACCTCGCCAAGAAGATGGAGAGGAACCAAGTGGCAGCAATCACCACCTCATCAACAACCCaagaagaagttgaagaagaggaccttgagcaagccaactacattgggaactcacctagacagaaccatgatccatactccaagacatacaactctggatggaggaaccacccaaactttgggtgggggaaTCAGCAAGAGCAAAGCCAAGACCAGAGGCGTTACAACTTCAACAACAATGCAGCTCATCAACAATTCACACAGAGgacatatcaacacccccacAACAACACCTCTCATCCTCCCATCTCTAATCCCAATTTACCATCAATTGATGATAgactctctaagcttgaaaccTTACTTTAAGGAATATGCCAAGAAATTCAAGAAGACAAGGTGTTCAAAGAAGAGGTGCGAGCCAACATTAAGAACCAAGGAGAGACCATCAAGAAGCTGAAATTTTAAGTGGGATGCTTAGCGGAGAAGATTCCCAAACCTACTGATGGCTTCCCAAGTGACACGGAGAAAAACCCAAGAGGAGAGGcaaagaaagtaagatgggaagaTTGCAAAATGGTCACTACAAGTGATCAAGAGGATGAAGACAAGCAAAGCAACCTCTcccaacagcttgaaaacaactcaacagaggaggaggatagagatcaccaagaaccagaAATCTCACAACAAGAGTTGCTGAAGCTCTATGCACCATTTCCCCAACTGCTCAATGGTGCTGTggggaagagaatatactcaagATTCCTAGACTTGTTTGCATCTCTGCATGTGAACATACCATTCATCAAGGCCATACAACAAATGCCTGCATTCATCAAGTACATGAAGGAACTTCTTCCCAGGAAAAGCTCACTCAAAGGAGGCCAACTATAGTGTTAaacaaggaatgtagtgccCTTATTCAACCTGAATTGCCTGCAAAAAGAAgagacccagggagttttcatATCACTTATGCCATAGGGGAAACAATGTTTGATAAAGCACTTTGTGATTTAGGGACAAGCATCAACTTACTGCCCCTATCCCTGGCGAAGAGGCTGCAGATCAATGAGATAATGCCCACAGATGTGGTCATCAGACTGGCTGACAAGACTCAAAAGCAAGCAATGGGAGTGGTAGAAAATGTGCTACTAAAGGTTGGGAAATACTTTCTCCCAACAGACTTTGTCATCTTGGACATGGAAGAGAGTCACATTCACCCAATCATAttgggaagacccttcctagctacaGCCAGAGCATcatagatgtggaaaaaggagagCTAATATTGAGGATCCATGATGAACGGCTCAGCTTTAATATCTTCAAACTCTCACAAGAAGTAGACCAAAAACACAAGGAACCAAGTAAAGACCATGATGAGATGCtaaaggaggaagcaagcataGAAGCACACCCAACCTATCTGGAGACCCCTTTGGTTAATAAACAAGGGAAACAGCCACTACCACAGCTCAAGGAAAAGTTGGAGGAACCTAAACCTCTAGAGGCATGTGAAGACAACATCATAACTCCTTTAGAAAAAGAGGTAACCAAGAGCAAGGAGACAtcaaaagaaacaaagaagaagGTACCAAGGAAGTGGAGGAACAAAAAGATCCCTACGGAAGACTTCTCTCCAGGAGATAGAGTGATCTCAGCTTACTTTCCAGATATCCCGCCTAATCTCCCTACTGTACCATCTCAGTTACCTAAAGTCTTCACGATCAACAGAGTTCTCTCCCTGGAACATGTAGAGATCATTGATACAACCAATGGATACAAGTCCACAGCAAGAGGGGAGGACTTCAAGTATTACCAACCACCCTGATTGGGGGAgaaacgtcaagctagtgacgctaaagaagcgcttcatgggaggcaacccatgttttataTGCTTTTAGAAGATAGTAAATAAGTCAATATTTATGAATTCAAACCCAAACTTAACAAACTCTTGGTGGAATCCTTATTGTGCAGTATACAGTGaagaacaagtttggtgttcaaagcatGCCAAGAAAGCATGTATGCAACTAAGAGCATGCTAGTCTTGGAAGCTTTGAACAGAACTTTTCATCACAGTGCttcaaactaagtttggtgtcaccccATGGTGCCATCAATTTGCATACAAGGACCCACGAATAGTTAGTTAGCTAGTTGGAATTCATGAATAAACAATTtaatcttttcttattttttttattctagcCGTAAAGTTCATGTTGTCATTTTAATGTCTTTTCTCACCTTTCTTATTTTGTCtttataggaaaaagaaaaggagcATTGATGGGGATTGATTGGACAATTAAATGAGGGAGGTTCAACCACTTCATGAAGAGAACTACACACTTGTCTCAAGAAGGAACGCATGGGGAaatgttgccatgcaacattaaAGAATGAAGACCCTTTGAAGACCGAACCCTTCACTCTCATTAAGTGATGATCCTTGTCCTTCCTTCATAGACAACCCCAACCGTCCATCAAGCAACCATTCTTGCAATCCACACCTTCCATTCTCTCATAATCTCCCTATATAAAGGAACCTTGGTGCAGCCTCACTCCTCACATTCAAATCCCCATTTTCCACACTCTACACTATTGGCGCACTAAAATCCTTCATCACGAATTGTCCTAGCTAACCCACTCTTCATCTATCCGTATCCTCAAAACACCTCAAAACAGCAACGCAAATCCATGGCGTCATCAAGCTCCAAGAGGCAGAAGAGGAAGGAACCAATGGAGAACACTCCTTATGATGAAAAGAGGTTCAAAACTGCCTTCCATGAACGAGAATTTGAGCGGATAAAACTCAAAAAGATACTGCCCGAGTTAACCTTCCAAATCAATGAAAACGAATACCCACAGATTCCGAAGAAGATAGAAGAAAGATGGTGGGAATTGCTCACTAATCCAGAAGGGAAGATCAATGCAAACCTCATCAAGGAATTTTATGCAAATGTGGTAAGAGAAGACAAAACCAGGGACCCAACCATCAAGAGCTATGTAAGAGGAAAGGAAGTGGACTTCGGCCCAAGTGCTATAATGAGAACTCTTCACCTGAAAGCACCACACTTTGATGAGCCCAGTTATCATACAAGGATAAATAAAAGCCAAGATAATGACGAGCTCACTGAGATCGTGGGTGACATTTGTGTTATAGCAGCTGACTGGGAGAGGTATAAAGATGGGAAACCCAGGTTcatcaagaggggagaccttaGCCCAGAAGCCAAAGGCTGGTTTGAACTCGTAAGGAGATCTATTCTCCCAGCTGCAAATAATTCAGAGGTGAATATTAATCGGGCAACTATGGTACATTGCCTAGTACAAGGTGGAGAAATCAACGTGCATGAACTTATAGCCGAAGGAATTCAAGAGTCAGCCGAGAAGCTTGAATCAGGTGCCAGACTTTGGTACCCCAGCACCATTTTCAGATTGTGCAAAAAGGCCAAGGTAGTATTTGAAGATAGCAAACCGGACTGGGTGAACCCTGGGAAATTAATGACAGTCGAGTGATTGGTCTATACCACACCCGCTCAGCAACTAAGAAGGCCACATATAGGAAAGAAAAAAGCCAAGGAAGGAACTCATCAAGAGGAATATCACCAGGAAGAATATCAACAAGAAGAGCATCATGACCCAGCCAACTTAAATATGATTCACCTTCTAAGAGCCATTGAAGATTTGAGAATGAGACATATAGAGGGACAAGAGCAAATACTTCATATTCAGTCCAAATGGATAGAACAACAAGAAGAGTGGCAGAAACAACACATGGAGCAGCAACAGGAGCAATACTCCCAACTGACTCAAGCCATCCACCAAGTTACTGAGAGGCAAGAATGTCAAGATAAGCAATTGCATGAACTCAATCAGCGGCAATTAGCTCAGATGAGAACATTCAATGAGTTCACTGTACTTAATGAAGGACGTCAATTACATAGGAAGGAGTTCAACGTAAACACTCAAGCAAGATTGAACTACATGTCCAGTAATATGCATCATCTACACTATGCCATCCCTACATATGATGAGGTCCAAAAAGATTTTGTAGAACAAGAAGAGAGGAAGGTAAAACAGCAAAAGGAAACactcaagaagaagatggaagatGGAGGTTTCTGGAAGAAACTGTTTGGAAAAGGCAAAGGGAGTGGGAGTACAAGCACTCAAGAGGGACACAAGGAAGACAAGCAAGGAGGAGAGCATGGACAACCACAAGAataaaaggtggtggagttccttCTTTACTCCATCttttttctatgctttaaataaggaagatcttgtatgaaatagaacatgcttccatgctagtttgaaccttttcaattctgcatttttagttttattgcttAGGTCTATGTTTGCTGGTTCTTTATGTCACTGCACCACTACTTTACTTAATTGTATGTTTGTCCTTAGAatcaaatgaaaaagagaatgaTTGTGTTTTAAAAAGACCAGAGAGGAGTTCATAATATGGAGTAATTTTCTGAATCTTTAGTGTgatcataagttagctaagttggttcaaccaTGAGGTGGGAAGACAACTATCTGTCCTGAATCATATGCTTTGAACACACCCCATGAGACTAGCTAAataacaagatcctaataagagaaagggaaagaacaatgaaattgaaaaacaaaagaaaatgagtaagcaataaggctaggcaccaatggttttaatcttgaggcatgtgtctgtggtgttcctgtGTGAGAGatctacttggatgaataagctcttaggggtgccttatcacttggtaacttgggttaactaactcggAATTATcactgaaagtccactatcaagagtaaccctcactacagagcatttagtaacccaaagaggtgctggacaccaaggtctcaagaaaagaaaacaaataaaccatatgcctgtggtgtgtatgtatgggggagagacttgaggaagtaagtccgtaggggtgtttcaacacctagcaccttgaaccaactggttcgggagtgttggctgaaagcttattttaaagagttgcccccttacagagcacctagcctgaagaacacaaataagccctgaaatgacaataaaaggatcaatTAAGGTCTCATGGCATGTAAGCAAAACCAGTGTTTTAGAGcatgataaaggtctgaaagccagtaatggaatgaacctaagttgctatgcatgaaaccaccataaaatcagTAACATGACCtccacaagaatgactcatttctcttggcattccattcatcattcccttgttccagtacttgcttagggacaagcaagctttaagtttggtgttgtgatgcaagggcatcttggccagtttcactgaccttttctttactgtttttagggtagtttcatgcatttccttaggaaataagctagttttgggtagttattcacttacaccttgattcaagcatacattgtgcattttacatgatttcatgaggattttgcatgaatttagtgacaattggtatgttgcattacccatgacttggactagaactttgatgcactctattgcttgatttcaggaccaaaggaagaaaggaggaaccacttagcagtcacgttaatctaattaacgtagccactaacgtggaatgggaggtaacctgcaaagttaatgagaaaagtgattgccaataacgctctcgaagccatcattgcccacgttaagagtcacattaactaagttaacgtgagctctaacgtgaaggaaggactttgagccaacgttagtgacacttaacattatcactaacgttggccaatgatcataagtggccacgttagagtccacattaacttggttaacgtggcctctaacgttaataaggggaaggaagccaacgttagtgatgttcaacattgtcactaacgttggcctaaggtgcaatgtgccacgttaacttccacgttaacttggttaacgtgggagctaacgtgagaggcaagaatggtcgacaacgttagtgacacccaacattgtcactaacattggaagcaaccacaaaaccccaaggagccacgttaacttctacgttaacatagttaacgtggaagctaacggcaatgagtgaaagatgagccaacgttagtgacactcaacattgtcactaacgttggaaatgGTTTGCAAAGCCatgttagaagccacgttaacctagttaacgtggactctaacgagAATAGGGGcatattggaacgttagtgacaatgttgagtgtcactaacgttctcgaagattGGCACACCTACGTtaaaagagccacgttaactaagttaacgtggactctaacgtaggaAAGGGAGAGGCtctcaacgttattgggaaagttgagtcccaataacgtgtgtgaaggacaaagaggcaacgttagtggcaacgtttgtgccactaacgttgaagttaacgtggcctttacttgggtaagaaacgttagtgaaaaagttgAATGACACTAATGTTTTCGAACCTATTTTCTCACTGAATGTTAACACCTCTAACGtcttgagctaaagtctctgcccacttcacactttctctctgcaaagtaaaaccaagcccaaataaagaaaagaactgcttcaaactcaagatccaaaggcccaagacttgaagaaccaactagaagctgagaagagtagtatatataggagtagctttgaattattaGGCAGTTCTGGAGGTTGAAGGGGgagaactactctctgtattttacTCTGCTTTTCTAGTTCAttgatgtattctccatctttgttttcattttctagagctatgaataactaaacccctttcattgggttagggagctctgttgtaatttgattgatcaatactagttttcattattcttcttctctcttttctcttgattttacttgaaagctttcgatcttcatcccattgggtagttatcttggaaaaggagctattcaaacttggatcaCTTATgagccttgaaagaggaatgaagagatcaagctagaaatactttctcatgctggaccaaattgggtttggatggatatgtgactataatcctctcaatacttgatttgggaaatgcatgtggtataatcagtgaccacacttcatctcttctcatgagcaattgaccaaggaattggctattgatcaagatttgagagattgaattgcaagaaattgtaattcaatcaattaagattgccaaggagatcaatgagtgcattgattgaggaagagatgaaaatgacttgatccggagaattgcaacatctcctatgcccaatgaactccccaaatTCTGATCtaacccattctctttaatttctgcgtttatgttcatgagcaaacaccccattcccatttacaattctgcaatttaatttcagtcATCTAATTCCAGctctttaattctagcatttacttttcatgttatttacattactgccattttattttctgcaactctcaacccaaattctgaattAGCTCAACCagaacattcttctaattaaagttgcttgatcaatcaatccctgtgggattcgacctcactctattgtgagtttttacttgacgacaaattcggtacacttgccgaaggaaatttgttgagagacaatttcCACCTGCATCAACAGGTGGGCGGGTGGTTGTGGAGCCTCAGCTGGGGCTCTTtctgttcctttccttgccggagatttgggagtagctttctcttttcctttcttggtggccatcctgaaaaagggaagagaaagtaaattaaattcaaagagaTAACTATAGCAAGGAAGAGAATGGAAAAGGTGGTGATGGATGCACGTTAGGATGTAACTGACGTTAACACATGCTCGCGAGTACATGTGAAAAGCCATTAATGGAAAATAGCTAGTGCATATAAGGACAAGTGAATGCAAGGTGTTTTTTGGCATTCCGGCAAAGTGCATGAGTAGCATATACCAAGCATTACTGGTAATAAATCACcatgtttgtattgacaattatgttcaattaataaaatagtaaatggAGTTtatgaaaagcaagcattgaatagtataaagtaaaatagagaagtgcataatgctatatgggctttttcacaaacacaaagCACGCATGGTGAATACGGTATAGAAAGTATTAAagtgaacatgcaagcaaccctttaaaaatataattgccGAACAATTTTGCAACAATCcacaatgacccaaataaaattccaacatcaat
The genomic region above belongs to Arachis stenosperma cultivar V10309 chromosome 5, arast.V10309.gnm1.PFL2, whole genome shotgun sequence and contains:
- the LOC130980855 gene encoding uncharacterized protein LOC130980855 yields the protein MIHLLRAIEDLRMRHIEGQEQILHIQSKWIEQQEEWQKQHMEQQQEQYSQLTQAIHQVTERQECQDKQLHELNQRQLAQMRTFNEFTVLNEGRQLHRKEFNVNTQARLNYMSSNMHHLHYAIPTYDEVQKDFVEQEERKVKQQKETLKKKMEDGGFWKKLFGKGKGSGSTSTQEGHKEDKQGGEHGQPQE